From Paraburkholderia sabiae, a single genomic window includes:
- the leuD gene encoding 3-isopropylmalate dehydratase small subunit, with product MDKFTVHTGVVAPLDRENVDTDAIIPKQFLKSIKRTGFGPNAFDEWRYLDHGEPGQDNSKRPLNPDFVLNQPRYQGASVLLARQNFGCGSSREHAPWALQQYGFRAIIAPSFADIFYNNCFKNGLLPIVLTEQQVDHLFNETFAFNGFQLTVDLEKQVVRTTDGGTEYPFDVAAFRKYCLLNGFDDIGLTLRHADKIRQYEAERIAKQPWLNNRLVR from the coding sequence ATGGATAAATTCACTGTACACACCGGCGTCGTGGCGCCGCTCGATCGCGAAAACGTCGACACGGACGCGATCATTCCGAAGCAGTTCCTCAAGTCGATCAAGCGAACGGGCTTCGGTCCGAATGCGTTCGACGAATGGCGTTATCTCGATCACGGCGAGCCCGGTCAGGACAATTCGAAGCGTCCGCTGAATCCCGATTTCGTGCTGAACCAGCCGCGCTATCAGGGCGCGTCTGTGCTCCTCGCACGCCAGAACTTCGGCTGCGGCAGCTCGCGCGAGCATGCGCCGTGGGCGCTGCAGCAGTACGGCTTCCGCGCGATCATCGCGCCGAGCTTCGCGGACATCTTCTACAACAACTGCTTCAAGAATGGTCTGCTGCCCATCGTGCTGACGGAACAGCAGGTCGACCATCTGTTCAACGAAACGTTCGCGTTCAACGGCTTCCAGCTGACCGTCGATCTGGAAAAGCAGGTCGTGCGCACGACGGACGGGGGCACCGAATATCCGTTCGACGTCGCTGCGTTCCGCAAATACTGCCTGCTGAACGGCTTCGACGATATCGGCCTCACGCTGCGTCACGCGGACAAGATCCGTCAGTACGAAGCCGAGCGCATCGCGAAGCAGCCGTGGCTGAACAATCGCCTCGTGCGCTGA
- a CDS encoding succinate dehydrogenase iron-sulfur subunit, with amino-acid sequence MAKRTFEIYRYDPDKDAAPRMQSYEIEIDSHERMLLDALVKLKALDETLSFRRSCREGVCGSDAMNINGKNGLACLTNLNDLPQKIVLRPLPGLPVVRDLIVDMTQFFNQYHSIKPFLINDTPPPEKERLQSPEQRDELDGLYECILCASCSTSCPSFWWNPDKFVGPAGLLQAYRFIADSRDEATGERLDNLEDPYRLFRCHTIMNCVDVCPKGLNPTKAIGKIKELMVRRTV; translated from the coding sequence ATGGCCAAGCGTACATTTGAAATCTATCGCTACGATCCGGACAAGGACGCCGCGCCGCGCATGCAGTCGTACGAGATCGAGATCGACTCGCACGAGCGCATGCTGCTCGACGCGCTGGTGAAACTGAAGGCGCTGGACGAAACGCTGTCGTTCCGCCGTTCGTGCCGCGAAGGCGTGTGCGGCTCGGACGCGATGAACATCAACGGCAAGAACGGTCTGGCGTGTCTGACGAACCTGAACGATCTGCCGCAGAAGATCGTGCTGCGTCCGCTGCCGGGACTGCCCGTCGTGCGCGACCTGATCGTCGACATGACGCAGTTCTTCAACCAGTATCACTCGATCAAGCCGTTCCTGATCAACGACACGCCGCCGCCGGAGAAGGAGCGTCTGCAGTCGCCGGAACAGCGTGACGAACTCGACGGTCTGTACGAGTGCATTCTGTGCGCGAGCTGCTCGACGTCGTGCCCGAGCTTCTGGTGGAATCCGGACAAGTTCGTCGGCCCGGCGGGCCTGCTGCAGGCCTACCGTTTCATCGCGGACAGCCGCGACGAGGCGACGGGCGAGCGTCTGGACAACCTGGAAGATCCGTACCGTCTGTTCCGTTGCCATACGATCATGAACTGCGTCGACGTGTGCCCGAAGGGGCTCAACCCGACGAAGGCGATCGGCAAGATCAAGGAATTGATGGTGCGCCGGACGGTCTGA
- the sdhD gene encoding succinate dehydrogenase, hydrophobic membrane anchor protein: MSANNRVGSKRLVVGAHYGLRDWLAQRITAVVMAVYTVILLAWFFGAQAFSYDGWAGIFATQWMKLATFVALLSLFYHAWVGIRDIWMDYIKPVGTRLLLQALTIVWLLACAGYAAQILWRV; the protein is encoded by the coding sequence ATGTCCGCTAATAACCGGGTTGGCTCGAAGCGCCTCGTCGTGGGCGCGCACTACGGTCTGCGCGACTGGCTCGCGCAACGCATCACGGCCGTCGTCATGGCTGTGTACACCGTCATCCTGCTCGCGTGGTTCTTCGGCGCGCAGGCATTCTCTTACGACGGCTGGGCAGGCATCTTCGCCACGCAGTGGATGAAGCTCGCCACCTTCGTCGCGCTGCTGTCGCTGTTCTATCACGCGTGGGTCGGCATCCGTGACATCTGGATGGACTACATCAAGCCCGTGGGCACGCGGCTTCTGCTGCAGGCGCTGACGATCGTCTGGCTGCTCGCGTGTGCGGGCTACGCTGCGCAGATTCTCTGGAGAGTGTAA
- a CDS encoding GntR family transcriptional regulator: MNSNPASTANPPGAPGAGDAAPAAAPAPSPTFSPLYQQIKALITQSLESGEWKPGEIIPSEVELAARYKVSQGTVRKAIDELAADNLLVRRQGKGTFVATHNEERAQFRFLRLLADDGAEHPHISRLLECRRLRASADIARQLDLKPADPVVLIKRLLTFDGEDTVLDEIWLPGGVFRGLTLERLSEYKGPLYAMFETEFGTRMIRASEKIRAVAADPSVADLLHVPTGFPLLSVERVSYTYGDRPVEVRRGWYVTTGYYYQNDLS, from the coding sequence ATGAATTCGAACCCGGCCAGCACAGCAAACCCTCCCGGCGCGCCCGGCGCGGGTGACGCTGCGCCTGCCGCCGCGCCGGCTCCGTCGCCGACATTCAGCCCTCTCTATCAGCAGATCAAGGCGCTCATCACGCAGAGCCTCGAATCGGGTGAGTGGAAGCCGGGCGAGATCATTCCTAGTGAAGTCGAACTGGCCGCTCGTTACAAGGTCAGCCAGGGCACCGTGCGCAAGGCGATCGACGAACTCGCCGCCGACAACCTGCTGGTACGCCGTCAGGGTAAAGGCACCTTTGTTGCTACGCACAACGAAGAGCGCGCGCAGTTTCGCTTTCTCCGACTTCTCGCCGACGACGGCGCCGAACATCCGCATATCAGCAGGCTACTCGAATGCCGGCGTTTGCGTGCGTCGGCGGACATCGCGCGGCAGTTGGATCTGAAGCCGGCCGATCCCGTCGTGCTGATCAAGCGTCTTCTGACATTCGACGGCGAAGACACCGTGCTCGACGAAATCTGGCTGCCGGGCGGCGTGTTTCGCGGACTGACGCTCGAGCGCCTGTCGGAGTACAAGGGCCCGCTCTATGCGATGTTCGAAACGGAGTTCGGCACGCGCATGATCCGGGCGTCGGAGAAGATTCGCGCTGTCGCCGCCGATCCATCCGTTGCGGATCTTTTGCACGTGCCGACGGGATTTCCGTTGCTGTCGGTGGAACGCGTGTCCTATACCTATGGTGACCGTCCCGTTGAAGTGCGCCGGGGATGGTATGTCACAACCGGGTATTACTATCAAAACGATTTGAGTTGA
- the gltA gene encoding citrate synthase, producing the protein MTPSDVKATLSFSDNSPSVEMPIYKGTMGPDVIDIRKLYGQTGKFTYDPGFMSTASCNSAITYIDGDKGELLYRGFPIDNLAQNADFLETCYLLLKGELPNQAQKDEFVKTVTNHTMVHEQMQFFFRGFRRDAHPMAILVAAVGALSAFYHDSLDITNPRHREVSAIRMIAKLPTLVAMAYKYSIGQPFVYPQNNLSYSANFMRMMFSNPCEEYKVNEVLVRALDRILILHADHEQNASTSTVRLAGSSGANPFACIAAGIACLWGPAHGGANEAALNMLEEIGSVDNIPEFIKQVKDKNSGVKLMGFGHRVYKNYDPRAKLMRETCHEVLNELGLHDDPLFKLAMALEKIALEDEYFVSRKLYPNVDFYSGIVQRALGIPTSMFTCIFAMARTVGWIAQWNEMIADPEQKIGRPRQLFIGESPREAKPIAKR; encoded by the coding sequence ATGACCCCGTCAGATGTTAAAGCCACGCTATCGTTCAGCGACAACTCGCCGAGCGTTGAAATGCCGATTTACAAGGGCACGATGGGCCCGGATGTGATCGACATCCGTAAACTGTACGGTCAGACCGGCAAGTTCACGTACGATCCGGGCTTCATGTCGACGGCGTCGTGCAACTCGGCGATCACCTACATCGACGGTGACAAGGGCGAGCTGCTGTACCGCGGCTTCCCGATCGACAACCTCGCGCAAAACGCCGACTTCCTCGAAACGTGCTATCTGCTGCTGAAAGGCGAACTGCCGAACCAGGCGCAGAAGGACGAGTTCGTGAAGACGGTCACGAACCACACGATGGTTCACGAGCAGATGCAGTTCTTCTTCCGTGGCTTCCGCCGTGACGCGCACCCGATGGCGATCCTCGTCGCCGCAGTCGGCGCGCTGTCGGCGTTCTACCACGACTCGCTCGACATCACGAACCCGCGTCACCGCGAAGTCTCGGCGATCCGCATGATCGCGAAGCTGCCCACGCTGGTCGCAATGGCGTACAAGTACTCGATCGGCCAGCCGTTCGTGTATCCGCAGAACAATCTGTCGTACAGCGCAAACTTCATGCGCATGATGTTCTCGAACCCGTGCGAAGAGTACAAGGTCAACGAAGTGCTGGTCCGCGCACTGGACCGCATCCTGATCCTGCACGCAGACCACGAGCAGAACGCGTCGACGTCGACGGTGCGTCTGGCCGGTTCGTCGGGTGCAAATCCGTTCGCGTGTATCGCTGCCGGTATCGCGTGTCTGTGGGGCCCGGCGCACGGCGGTGCGAACGAAGCCGCGCTGAACATGCTGGAAGAGATCGGCTCGGTCGACAACATTCCTGAGTTCATCAAGCAGGTGAAGGACAAGAACTCGGGCGTGAAGTTGATGGGCTTCGGTCACCGCGTCTACAAGAACTACGACCCGCGTGCGAAGCTGATGCGCGAAACGTGCCACGAAGTGCTGAACGAACTGGGCCTGCACGACGACCCGCTGTTCAAGCTCGCAATGGCGCTCGAAAAGATCGCGCTGGAAGACGAATACTTCGTGTCGCGCAAGCTGTACCCGAACGTCGACTTCTACTCGGGCATCGTGCAGCGCGCGCTGGGCATCCCGACGTCGATGTTCACGTGTATCTTCGCGATGGCACGTACGGTCGGCTGGATCGCACAGTGGAACGAAATGATCGCCGACCCCGAACAGAAGATCGGCCGTCCGCGTCAGCTTTTCATCGGCGAATCGCCGCGCGAAGCAAAGCCGATCGCGAAGCGCTAG
- a CDS encoding FAD assembly factor SdhE gives MDDASHQTDPLRRARLRWRARRGLLENDLIFERFFSRYEHELSDADVGALTRLLELSDNDLMDLLLARKEPEGDLADADVRRVLEMLRTV, from the coding sequence ATGGACGACGCGTCACATCAGACCGACCCCCTTCGCCGCGCGCGCCTACGCTGGCGCGCACGGCGCGGCCTGCTGGAAAACGATCTGATCTTCGAACGTTTTTTCAGCCGATATGAGCATGAACTCAGTGATGCGGACGTGGGCGCGCTCACGCGCCTGCTCGAACTGAGCGATAACGACCTGATGGACTTGCTGCTCGCACGCAAGGAACCGGAAGGCGACCTCGCCGACGCAGATGTCAGGCGGGTGCTGGAGATGCTGCGTACGGTGTGA
- the asd gene encoding aspartate-semialdehyde dehydrogenase: MNVGLVGWRGMVGSVLMQRMQEERDFDLIEPVFFSTSNAGGDAPSFAKNETKLKDATSIDDLKKCDAIISCQGGDYTNEVFPKLRAAGWDGYWIDAASALRMKDDAVIILDPVNLDVIKNALVKGQKNFIGGNCTVSLMLMALGGLFRENLVDWMTAMTYQAASGAGAQNMRELLQQMGTLYGSAKEDLADPSSAILDIDRRVLAAMNSDRMPTDHFGVPLAGSLIPWIDKDLGNGMSKEEWKGGSETNKILGKPAMGQPGSIPVDGLCVRIGAMRCHSQALTIKLKKDVPLDEVNGILASANDWVKVVPNEREASIRDLSPAVVTGTLTVPVGRLRKLAMGGEYLSAFTVGDQLLWGAAEPLRRMLRILLDK; encoded by the coding sequence ATGAACGTAGGTCTCGTAGGTTGGCGCGGCATGGTCGGCAGCGTCCTCATGCAACGCATGCAGGAAGAACGCGATTTCGACCTGATCGAACCGGTGTTTTTCAGCACCAGTAACGCGGGCGGCGATGCGCCGTCGTTCGCCAAGAACGAGACCAAGCTCAAAGATGCGACAAGCATTGACGACCTGAAGAAGTGCGACGCCATCATCTCCTGCCAGGGCGGCGACTACACGAACGAAGTGTTCCCGAAGCTGCGCGCAGCGGGTTGGGACGGTTACTGGATCGACGCAGCTTCGGCGCTGCGCATGAAGGATGACGCCGTCATCATTCTCGATCCCGTCAACCTCGACGTGATCAAGAACGCGCTGGTCAAGGGCCAGAAGAATTTCATCGGCGGCAACTGCACGGTCAGCCTGATGCTGATGGCGCTGGGCGGCCTGTTCCGCGAAAACCTCGTCGACTGGATGACGGCCATGACGTATCAGGCCGCATCGGGCGCGGGCGCGCAAAACATGCGCGAACTGCTGCAGCAGATGGGCACGCTGTACGGTTCGGCGAAGGAAGATCTGGCCGATCCGTCGTCGGCGATTCTCGACATCGACCGCCGCGTGCTGGCCGCAATGAACAGCGACCGCATGCCGACGGACCACTTCGGCGTGCCGCTCGCCGGCTCGCTGATTCCGTGGATCGACAAGGATCTCGGCAACGGCATGTCGAAGGAAGAGTGGAAGGGTGGCTCGGAAACCAACAAGATTCTCGGCAAGCCCGCGATGGGCCAGCCGGGTTCGATTCCCGTCGACGGTCTGTGCGTGCGTATCGGCGCAATGCGCTGCCACTCGCAGGCGCTGACCATCAAGCTGAAGAAGGACGTGCCGCTCGACGAAGTGAACGGCATCCTCGCGTCGGCGAATGACTGGGTGAAGGTCGTGCCGAACGAGCGCGAAGCGTCGATCCGCGATCTGTCGCCGGCTGTCGTGACGGGCACGCTGACGGTTCCCGTCGGCCGTCTGCGCAAGCTGGCGATGGGTGGCGAATATCTGTCCGCATTCACGGTCGGCGATCAGCTTCTGTGGGGTGCTGCAGAGCCGCTGCGTCGTATGCTTCGCATTCTGCTCGACAAGTAA
- the sdhA gene encoding succinate dehydrogenase flavoprotein subunit, with product MVAIKNSLPRRKFDVVIVGAGGSGMRASLQLARAGLSVCVLSKVFPTRSHTVAAQGGIGASLGNMSEDNWHYHFYDTIKGSDWLGDQDAIEFMCREAPNAVYELEHFGMPFDRNADGTIYQRPFGGHTANYGEKPVQRACAAADRTGHALLHTLYQQNVAAKTTFFVEWMALDLIRDAEGDVLGVTALEMETGDVYILEGKTTLFATGGAGRIFAASTNAFINTGDGLGMAARAGIPLEDMEFWQFHPTGVAGAGVLITEGVRGEGGILRNSNGERFMERYAPTLKDLAPRDFVSRSMDQEIKEGRGVGPNKDHVLLDLSHIGAETIMKRLPSIREIALKFANVDCIKEPIPVVPTIHYQMGGIPTNIHGQVVGTAKGHEDPINGFYAVGECSCVSVHGANRLGTNSLLDLVVFGRAAGNHIVKHVKEIKDHKPLPADAADFALSRLAKLDNSSSGEYAQDVANDIRSTMQKHAGVFRTSALLAEGVERIREVAARAGHIHLKDKSKVFNTARVEALEVENLIEVARATMVSAEARKESRGAHAQNDFEHRDDENWLRHTLWYSEGDRLDYKPVHMNPLTVESVPPKARTF from the coding sequence ATGGTTGCAATCAAGAATTCTCTGCCGCGTCGCAAGTTCGATGTGGTCATCGTCGGCGCGGGCGGCTCCGGGATGCGCGCCTCGCTGCAGCTCGCGCGCGCGGGCCTCTCCGTGTGCGTGCTCTCGAAGGTGTTCCCGACGCGTTCGCACACCGTCGCCGCACAGGGCGGCATCGGCGCCTCGCTCGGCAACATGAGCGAAGACAACTGGCACTACCACTTCTACGACACGATCAAGGGCTCCGACTGGCTCGGCGACCAGGACGCGATCGAGTTCATGTGCCGCGAAGCGCCGAACGCCGTCTACGAACTGGAACACTTCGGCATGCCGTTCGACCGTAACGCGGACGGCACGATCTACCAGCGCCCGTTCGGCGGCCACACGGCGAACTACGGCGAGAAGCCGGTCCAGCGCGCGTGCGCTGCCGCTGACCGTACGGGCCACGCACTGCTGCACACGCTGTACCAGCAGAACGTCGCGGCGAAGACCACGTTCTTCGTCGAATGGATGGCGCTGGACCTGATCCGCGACGCCGAAGGCGACGTGCTCGGCGTGACCGCGCTCGAAATGGAAACGGGCGACGTCTACATCCTCGAAGGCAAGACCACGCTGTTCGCCACGGGCGGCGCGGGCCGGATCTTCGCGGCGTCGACCAATGCGTTCATCAACACGGGCGACGGCCTCGGCATGGCTGCACGCGCAGGCATCCCGCTCGAAGACATGGAATTCTGGCAATTCCACCCGACGGGCGTCGCCGGTGCCGGCGTGCTGATCACGGAAGGCGTGCGCGGCGAGGGCGGCATTCTGCGCAACTCGAACGGCGAGCGCTTCATGGAGCGCTATGCACCGACGCTGAAGGATCTGGCGCCGCGCGACTTCGTCTCGCGCTCGATGGACCAGGAAATCAAGGAAGGCCGCGGCGTCGGTCCGAACAAGGACCACGTGCTGCTCGACCTGTCGCACATCGGCGCCGAGACGATCATGAAGCGTCTGCCGTCGATCCGCGAAATCGCGCTGAAGTTCGCGAACGTCGACTGCATCAAGGAGCCGATCCCCGTCGTGCCGACCATCCACTACCAGATGGGCGGCATTCCGACGAACATCCACGGTCAGGTCGTGGGCACCGCGAAGGGCCACGAAGACCCGATCAACGGTTTCTACGCGGTGGGCGAATGCTCGTGCGTGTCGGTGCACGGCGCGAACCGTCTGGGCACGAACTCGCTGCTCGACCTGGTGGTGTTCGGCCGCGCGGCCGGCAACCACATCGTCAAGCACGTGAAAGAGATCAAGGATCACAAGCCGCTCCCGGCCGATGCCGCTGATTTCGCGCTGTCGCGTCTGGCGAAGCTCGACAATTCCAGCTCGGGCGAATACGCGCAAGACGTCGCCAACGACATCCGTTCGACGATGCAGAAGCATGCAGGCGTGTTCCGCACGTCGGCGCTGCTGGCTGAAGGCGTCGAGCGCATTCGCGAAGTGGCCGCACGTGCAGGCCACATCCATCTGAAGGACAAGTCGAAGGTGTTCAACACGGCGCGCGTGGAAGCGCTCGAAGTGGAGAACCTGATCGAAGTGGCGCGCGCGACGATGGTGTCGGCGGAAGCACGCAAGGAAAGCCGCGGCGCGCACGCGCAGAACGACTTCGAGCATCGCGACGACGAAAACTGGCTGCGCCATACGCTGTGGTACAGCGAAGGCGACCGCCTCGACTACAAGCCGGTACACATGAACCCGCTGACGGTCGAATCGGTGCCGCCGAAGGCACGGACCTTCTAA
- the sdhC gene encoding succinate dehydrogenase, cytochrome b556 subunit, translating into MAEAVKKPRPEFRNIGIGQILAAYRLPLAGRVSILHRVSGGLLFIFLPFLLYLFDQSLTSELSFEVFKGFLSNIIVKLITLVLAWAFLFHFCAGVRHLLMDTNHDAVTKERGKSTSVVVLVVSSILTIAFALKLFGAF; encoded by the coding sequence ATGGCAGAAGCCGTAAAAAAACCGAGGCCGGAATTCCGGAACATCGGTATCGGGCAGATATTGGCGGCATACCGTCTCCCGCTGGCGGGACGCGTGTCGATTCTCCACCGCGTGAGCGGCGGGCTGCTGTTCATCTTCCTTCCGTTCCTGCTTTACCTCTTCGACCAGAGCCTGACTTCCGAACTGAGCTTCGAGGTGTTCAAGGGCTTCCTGTCGAACATCATCGTCAAGCTGATCACGCTGGTGCTCGCATGGGCGTTCCTGTTCCACTTCTGCGCGGGCGTGCGCCATCTGCTGATGGACACGAACCATGACGCCGTCACGAAGGAACGCGGCAAGAGCACATCGGTGGTCGTGCTCGTTGTGTCGTCGATCCTGACGATTGCCTTCGCGCTCAAACTGTTCGGAGCTTTCTAA
- the leuB gene encoding 3-isopropylmalate dehydrogenase yields the protein MKIAVLPGDGIGKEIVKEAVKVLNVLGEKFELEEAPVGGAGYEAAGHPLPEATLKLAKEADAILFGAVGDWKYDSLERALRPEQAILGLRKHLQLFANFRPAICYPQLTGASSLKEEIVSGLDILIVRELNGDIYFGQPRGVRQAPDGLFEGAKEGFDTMRYAEPEVRRIAHVAFQAAQKRGKKLTSVDKANVLETSQFWKDIMIDVSKEYADVELSHMYVDNAAMQLVKAPKSFDVIVTGNMFGDILSDEAAMLTGSIGMLPSASLDKNNKGLYEPSHGSAPDIAGKGIANPLATILSAAMMLRYSLNRAEQADRIESAVKKVLEQGYRTGDILTPGCKQVGTEAMGDAVIAAL from the coding sequence ATGAAGATCGCAGTGTTGCCGGGCGACGGCATCGGCAAGGAAATCGTCAAGGAAGCAGTCAAGGTGCTGAACGTGCTCGGCGAAAAGTTCGAGCTCGAAGAAGCGCCCGTCGGCGGCGCGGGCTACGAGGCGGCGGGCCATCCGTTGCCGGAAGCCACGCTCAAGCTCGCGAAGGAGGCGGACGCGATCCTGTTCGGCGCAGTCGGCGACTGGAAATACGATTCGCTCGAGCGCGCGCTGCGCCCGGAACAGGCGATTCTCGGCCTGCGCAAGCATCTGCAGCTGTTCGCGAACTTCCGTCCGGCCATCTGCTATCCGCAGCTGACGGGCGCGTCGTCGCTGAAGGAAGAGATCGTTTCGGGCCTCGATATCCTGATCGTGCGTGAACTGAACGGCGATATCTACTTCGGCCAGCCGCGCGGCGTGCGTCAGGCGCCGGACGGCCTGTTCGAAGGCGCGAAGGAAGGTTTCGACACGATGCGTTACGCGGAGCCGGAAGTGCGCCGCATCGCGCACGTCGCGTTTCAGGCGGCGCAAAAGCGCGGCAAGAAGCTGACGTCGGTCGATAAAGCCAATGTGCTCGAAACGTCGCAATTCTGGAAGGACATCATGATCGATGTGTCGAAGGAATATGCGGACGTCGAGCTGTCGCACATGTACGTCGACAACGCGGCGATGCAGCTGGTGAAGGCGCCGAAGTCGTTCGACGTGATCGTCACGGGCAACATGTTCGGCGACATTCTGTCGGACGAGGCGGCCATGCTGACGGGCTCGATTGGCATGCTGCCGTCGGCTTCGCTCGACAAGAACAACAAGGGTCTGTACGAGCCGTCGCATGGCTCGGCGCCGGATATCGCGGGCAAGGGCATCGCGAATCCGCTCGCTACGATCCTGTCCGCCGCGATGATGCTGCGTTATTCGCTGAACCGCGCCGAACAGGCCGACCGCATCGAAAGCGCCGTGAAGAAGGTGCTGGAGCAGGGCTATCGTACGGGCGACATCCTCACGCCGGGCTGCAAGCAGGTCGGCACGGAAGCGATGGGCGACGCCGTGATTGCCGCGCTGTAA
- the leuC gene encoding 3-isopropylmalate dehydratase large subunit: MAQTLYDKLWNTHVVHTEEDGTTILYIDRQLLHEVTSPQAFEGLKMAERPVWRISANLAVSDHNVPTTDRSHGIADPVSKLQVDTLDANCDAFGITQFKMNDLRQGIVHIIGPEQGATLPGMTIVCGDSHTSTHGAFGALAHGIGTSEVEHVLATQTLLQKKSKNMLVKVEGALPRGCTAKDIVLAIIGKIGTAGGTGYAIEFGGSTIRALSMEGRMTVCNMAIEAGARAGMVAVDDTTVEYLKGRPYSPQGVEWDQAVEYWKQFKSDEGAHFDRVVELNAAEIVPQVTWGTSPEMVTSIDGRVPDPEKEKDPVKRDAIERALQYMALEPNLPIESIKPDKIFIGSCTNARIEDIRAAAWVVKKLGRRVASNIRLAMVVPGSGLVKAQAEREGLDKVFTEAGFEWREPGCSMCLAMNADRLEPGERCASTSNRNFEGRQGAGGRTHLVSPAMAAAAAIEGHFVDIRKLG; the protein is encoded by the coding sequence ATGGCACAGACTCTCTACGACAAATTGTGGAACACGCACGTGGTCCACACGGAAGAAGACGGTACGACGATTCTCTACATCGACCGTCAACTGCTGCATGAAGTGACCAGCCCGCAGGCCTTCGAAGGTCTGAAGATGGCGGAGCGTCCCGTGTGGCGCATCAGCGCGAATCTGGCGGTGTCGGACCACAACGTGCCGACCACGGATCGCAGCCACGGCATCGCTGATCCCGTCTCGAAGCTGCAGGTCGATACGCTCGACGCGAACTGCGACGCCTTCGGCATCACGCAGTTCAAGATGAACGACTTGCGCCAGGGCATCGTGCACATCATCGGGCCGGAACAGGGCGCGACGCTGCCGGGCATGACGATCGTCTGCGGCGACTCGCACACGTCGACGCACGGCGCGTTCGGCGCGCTGGCGCACGGCATCGGCACCTCGGAAGTCGAGCACGTGCTGGCCACGCAAACGCTCTTGCAGAAGAAGAGCAAGAACATGCTCGTGAAGGTCGAAGGCGCATTGCCGCGCGGTTGTACCGCGAAGGACATCGTGCTCGCCATCATCGGCAAGATCGGCACGGCGGGCGGCACGGGCTACGCGATCGAATTCGGCGGCTCGACCATTCGCGCGCTGTCGATGGAAGGCCGCATGACCGTCTGCAACATGGCGATCGAAGCGGGCGCGCGCGCCGGCATGGTCGCCGTCGACGATACGACTGTCGAATATCTGAAGGGTCGTCCGTACTCGCCGCAAGGCGTCGAGTGGGATCAGGCCGTCGAATACTGGAAGCAGTTCAAGTCCGACGAAGGCGCGCATTTCGATCGCGTGGTCGAACTGAACGCCGCCGAGATCGTGCCGCAAGTCACGTGGGGCACGTCGCCGGAAATGGTCACGTCCATCGACGGACGCGTGCCGGATCCGGAAAAAGAGAAAGATCCCGTCAAGCGCGACGCTATCGAGCGCGCGCTGCAATACATGGCGCTCGAACCGAACCTGCCCATCGAATCGATCAAGCCGGACAAGATCTTCATCGGCTCGTGCACGAACGCGCGCATCGAAGACATCCGCGCTGCCGCGTGGGTCGTGAAGAAGCTTGGCCGCCGCGTCGCGTCGAACATCCGTCTCGCGATGGTCGTGCCGGGCTCGGGTCTCGTGAAGGCGCAAGCCGAACGTGAAGGGCTCGACAAGGTCTTCACGGAAGCGGGCTTCGAATGGCGCGAGCCGGGCTGCTCGATGTGTCTCGCGATGAACGCCGACCGCCTCGAACCGGGCGAGCGTTGCGCGTCCACGTCGAACCGCAACTTCGAAGGCCGTCAAGGCGCGGGCGGACGCACGCACCTCGTCAGCCCGGCAATGGCTGCGGCTGCCGCCATCGAAGGGCATTTCGTCGACATTCGCAAGCTGGGATAA
- a CDS encoding entericidin A/B family lipoprotein, whose protein sequence is MNIDRIALLRRFALATLAGLLLGLAGCNTVHGFGEDLQHLGGSISDKAAK, encoded by the coding sequence ATGAACATCGATCGCATCGCACTTCTGCGCCGATTCGCACTCGCGACGCTCGCCGGGCTTCTGCTCGGCCTCGCCGGATGCAACACGGTGCACGGCTTTGGCGAAGACCTGCAGCATCTGGGCGGGTCGATCAGCGACAAGGCGGCAAAGTAA